From a single Miscanthus floridulus cultivar M001 chromosome 8, ASM1932011v1, whole genome shotgun sequence genomic region:
- the LOC136468930 gene encoding uncharacterized protein: MCIPRSELCPMSSPFHGVILGTQAYLLGQINLPITFGDRANFRSEVLTFEVVEFLRSYHAILGRLCYAKFMAIPNYTYLKLKMMGPNDVITMGSTFSHAYMCDREHYELATAIINSAELPRLRESSTPAVSNCNKPTSLTTFHPPEETKVVGIDPTDPTKTVWIRT; encoded by the coding sequence atgtgcatcccccggtcggagctctgcccaatgagctctcccttccacggcgtgatcctaGGAACACAGGCATACTTGCTCGGGCAGATCAACCTacccatcacatttggtgatCGAGCCAatttccgctcggaggtcctcaccttcgaggtggtggagtttctaaggtcctaccacgccatcttggggcggctatgctatgccaagttcatggcgatccccaactacacctacctcaagttgaagatgatggGACCGAACGatgtcatcactatgggtagcaccttttcgcatgcctacatgtgtgaccgcgagcattacgagcttgccactgccatcatcaactcagcTGAGCTCCCTCGGCTTAGAGAatcatcgaccccagcagtctcgaactgcaacaagccaacctccttgacTACCTTCCACCCACCcgaggaaactaaggtggtggggatcgaccccactgacccaaccaagacggtgtggATCAGGACCTAG